In Candidatus Eremiobacteraceae bacterium, a single genomic region encodes these proteins:
- a CDS encoding redoxin family protein translates to MIVGAMVAFAAAAYASLLPFDGASGWLNSPPLTPATLAGKVVLVDFWEYTCVNCLKTIPYERAWYQRYAKYGFTIVGVQTPEFAFSGEPSNVAAAVKRLGITWPVAIDGRHEIWDRYGNDAWPHELLYDQHGKLVADHEGEGDYPVMESHIQQALRAEHPRADFPAPMDYLAQDRYSKPGAVCYRHTPEMYVGDWRGDGVLGNAQGYPARGTVTYVDSPPHEDGRAYLAGPWFQSGEAMVNAPGAPAPSHVAIGYQAIQVVAVLAPNGQGPIPLFVLQDGAPLARADAGSDVRFDAGGRAFVLVDQAREYDLVMNKHFGHHDLELRPAHPGLGVYTFDFEACEVGADR, encoded by the coding sequence ATGATCGTCGGAGCGATGGTTGCGTTCGCGGCGGCGGCCTACGCGTCGCTGCTGCCTTTCGACGGCGCTAGCGGCTGGCTGAACTCGCCGCCGCTGACGCCGGCGACGCTCGCCGGCAAAGTCGTGCTCGTAGACTTTTGGGAATACACGTGCGTCAACTGTCTCAAGACCATCCCATACGAGCGCGCGTGGTACCAGCGTTACGCGAAGTACGGCTTCACCATCGTCGGCGTCCAGACGCCTGAGTTTGCGTTCTCGGGTGAGCCGAGCAATGTCGCTGCCGCCGTCAAGCGGCTTGGCATCACGTGGCCGGTCGCGATCGACGGCCGACACGAGATCTGGGACCGCTATGGCAACGATGCATGGCCGCACGAACTGCTCTACGATCAGCACGGCAAACTCGTCGCCGACCATGAAGGCGAAGGCGACTATCCGGTCATGGAATCGCACATCCAGCAGGCGCTGCGCGCGGAGCATCCGCGCGCGGATTTTCCCGCGCCGATGGATTACCTGGCGCAAGACCGCTACAGCAAACCCGGCGCCGTGTGCTACCGCCACACGCCCGAGATGTACGTCGGCGATTGGCGCGGCGACGGCGTGCTCGGCAACGCACAAGGCTATCCGGCACGCGGCACCGTCACCTATGTCGATTCACCACCGCACGAAGACGGACGTGCCTATCTTGCGGGGCCGTGGTTCCAATCGGGCGAGGCCATGGTCAACGCCCCGGGGGCGCCAGCGCCCTCGCATGTCGCGATCGGCTATCAGGCGATCCAAGTCGTCGCGGTTCTGGCGCCGAACGGACAAGGCCCGATTCCGTTGTTCGTGCTGCAAGACGGCGCGCCGCTGGCTCGGGCAGACGCCGGATCGGACGTCCGTTTCGACGCCGGCGGGCGAGCTTTCGTGCTGGTCGACCAAGCGCGGGAATATGACCTCGTGATGAACAAACACTTCGGCCACCATGACCTCGAACTGCGGCCCGCCCATCCGGGTCTCGGCGTCTATACGTTCGATTTCGAAGCGTGCGAGGTGGGCGCGGACCGCTAG
- a CDS encoding helix-turn-helix domain-containing protein, with protein sequence MSGLGQQIADAREQRGMTAVQAARQLHLRAEFIDAIESEDWRRLGPPSYARGFIRNYAKLVGLDPAAIADQIDAAIPVQTPSVPQEQQQPPEVSALIEPEPLTFRSQRAETPRAAWYPWLLSAMSALAVLLVVAVLYYTFGPAPREQAQSGAQNSAQISAQDNTSPSPAPQDEAIFNGGDAGAANGAKQAGVNLQLQLTQDSWLSVTVDGKRVVYETLPAGTVRDFHGVHEITLRAGNAGGVNATIDGKPIGTLGQHGQVEERKFAAEDPTLTTGPRE encoded by the coding sequence ATGTCCGGTTTAGGTCAGCAAATAGCCGATGCGCGCGAACAGCGCGGCATGACGGCCGTGCAAGCAGCCCGGCAGCTGCACCTGCGCGCGGAGTTCATCGACGCGATCGAGTCCGAAGATTGGCGGCGCCTCGGGCCGCCGAGCTACGCGCGCGGCTTTATCCGCAACTACGCCAAGCTCGTCGGGCTTGACCCGGCTGCGATCGCCGATCAGATCGACGCCGCCATTCCCGTGCAGACACCATCCGTGCCGCAGGAGCAACAGCAGCCGCCCGAGGTGTCTGCGCTCATCGAACCGGAGCCGCTGACATTCCGCTCGCAACGCGCGGAAACGCCTCGAGCCGCATGGTACCCTTGGCTGCTAAGCGCTATGAGCGCGCTCGCGGTGCTGCTCGTGGTCGCGGTGCTCTACTACACGTTCGGACCCGCGCCGCGCGAACAAGCGCAAAGCGGCGCGCAGAACAGCGCGCAGATCTCAGCGCAAGACAACACATCGCCATCGCCGGCCCCGCAAGACGAGGCGATCTTCAACGGCGGCGACGCGGGTGCGGCCAATGGGGCGAAGCAAGCCGGTGTGAATCTGCAGCTGCAACTCACGCAGGACAGCTGGCTGTCGGTCACCGTCGACGGCAAGCGCGTGGTCTACGAGACGCTGCCGGCCGGCACGGTGCGCGATTTCCACGGCGTGCATGAGATCACGCTGCGCGCAGGCAACGCCGGCGGCGTGAACGCCACCATCGACGGCAAGCCGATCGGCACGCTGGGACAGCATGGACAAGTGGAAGAGCGCAAGTTCGCGGCCGAGGATCCCACGCTGACGACCGGGCCGCGTGAGTAG
- the rimO gene encoding 30S ribosomal protein S12 methylthiotransferase RimO, producing the protein MRRVDAGAPRRAVPRRAFLASLGCAKNLIDSEVMLGRLAGQGWEITARAADADAVIVNTCAFIDPAKAESTDTILEYAAAKRDGQRLIVAGCLAQRYGAQLRELIPEIDAVVGTGAFPKIPEIIAEVEAGLRPLHLEDRDAYVERLGFLPRVVTTPRASAYLKISEGCNHTCSFCIIPQLRGVGKSRTIPSLVEEARALAEGGVKELILVAQDSSDYGRDIGLRDGLARLIEALEDVDGICWIRILYLYPTSVTPAIIAAMRASSKVVPYVDMPLQHAHPEILKAMHRPPQPQRYLELFAALREALPAATIRSTFIVGFPSESEAHFHYLLTFLESARLDRVGFFPYSREEGTDAYEREGQVAERVKRRRLALARETQRRISARVNSSRVGERLDVLIEGKRLVAASSPLRGLVGERLAHVGRSQREAPGVDGLVYLSGEHTVGDFVEATIVGHTDFDRVARQLSPVPSPA; encoded by the coding sequence ATGCGACGCGTTGACGCCGGCGCGCCGCGACGCGCCGTGCCTCGCCGTGCGTTCCTGGCAAGCCTGGGCTGCGCCAAGAACCTCATCGACAGCGAAGTGATGCTCGGCCGTCTGGCCGGCCAGGGTTGGGAGATCACCGCGCGCGCCGCCGACGCGGACGCGGTCATCGTCAACACGTGCGCGTTCATCGACCCGGCGAAAGCCGAATCCACCGACACGATCCTCGAATATGCGGCCGCCAAGCGCGACGGCCAGCGGCTTATAGTCGCGGGGTGTCTTGCACAGCGCTACGGCGCCCAACTGCGCGAACTGATTCCCGAGATCGACGCCGTCGTCGGTACCGGAGCCTTTCCGAAAATCCCCGAGATCATCGCAGAAGTGGAAGCGGGGCTGCGGCCGTTGCACCTCGAGGACCGCGACGCCTACGTCGAGCGCTTGGGCTTCTTGCCGAGGGTCGTCACCACGCCGCGCGCCAGCGCGTATCTCAAGATCTCCGAGGGATGCAATCACACCTGCTCGTTCTGCATCATCCCGCAGCTTCGCGGTGTGGGCAAGAGCCGCACGATTCCGTCGCTCGTCGAAGAGGCGCGTGCCCTCGCGGAGGGCGGCGTCAAAGAGCTCATCCTCGTGGCGCAAGACTCGTCGGACTACGGGCGCGACATCGGGCTGCGCGACGGACTGGCGCGGCTCATCGAGGCGCTCGAAGACGTCGACGGCATCTGCTGGATCCGTATTCTCTACCTCTATCCGACTTCGGTCACGCCGGCGATCATCGCCGCCATGCGCGCGTCGTCGAAGGTGGTCCCATACGTCGACATGCCGCTGCAGCACGCGCACCCCGAAATCCTCAAGGCGATGCACCGGCCGCCGCAGCCGCAGCGGTATCTCGAACTGTTCGCGGCGCTGCGCGAAGCGCTGCCGGCGGCGACCATCCGCAGCACCTTCATCGTCGGTTTTCCCAGCGAATCCGAAGCGCATTTTCATTATCTTCTCACGTTTCTCGAAAGCGCGCGCCTCGATCGCGTCGGGTTTTTCCCGTACTCGAGAGAAGAGGGCACCGATGCGTACGAGCGCGAGGGCCAGGTGGCCGAGCGCGTCAAGCGTCGCCGGCTCGCGCTCGCGCGGGAGACGCAGCGGCGCATCAGCGCCCGCGTCAACTCGAGCCGGGTAGGCGAACGCTTGGACGTCTTGATCGAGGGTAAGCGACTGGTAGCGGCGTCGTCGCCGTTGCGCGGGCTCGTCGGCGAGCGGCTCGCGCATGTGGGAAGGTCGCAGCGCGAGGCCCCGGGCGTGGATGGCTTGGTCTACCTGTCCGGCGAACATACGGTAGGAGACTTCGTCGAGGCGACCATCGTCGGCCACACCGATTTCGACCGCGTCGCCCGCCAGCTCAGTCCCGTGCCCTCACCCGCATAA
- a CDS encoding YajQ family cyclic di-GMP-binding protein: protein MSSEFSFDIVSRVEKQSLADAVAQAQREIATRFDFRNSKSSIELGEMKITIIADDELKLKNVVDILQGKCVKRGVSLKAFKYGTPEPASQGTLRQTITVEQGIATERAKQLTEAIKQAKLKVTTRIQDEQLRVTGKSKDDLQKVIELVKAMPLDFAVQFVNYR, encoded by the coding sequence GTGAGTAGCGAATTCTCCTTCGACATCGTGTCACGGGTGGAAAAGCAAAGCCTCGCCGATGCAGTGGCCCAAGCGCAGCGCGAGATCGCGACGCGCTTCGATTTTCGCAATTCGAAGTCGAGCATCGAGCTGGGTGAGATGAAGATCACGATCATCGCCGACGACGAGCTCAAGCTCAAGAACGTCGTGGACATCTTGCAGGGCAAGTGCGTCAAACGGGGCGTGTCTTTGAAGGCGTTCAAGTACGGCACGCCCGAACCGGCATCGCAAGGGACGCTGCGCCAGACGATCACGGTCGAACAAGGCATCGCGACCGAGCGGGCCAAGCAGCTCACCGAGGCGATCAAACAAGCCAAACTTAAAGTGACGACGCGCATCCAAGACGAACAACTCCGGGTGACCGGCAAGTCCAAGGACGATCTGCAGAAGGTGATCGAGCTGGTGAAGGCCATGCCGCTCGACTTTGCCGTCCAATTCGTGAACTATCGCTGA
- the mnmA gene encoding tRNA 2-thiouridine(34) synthase MnmA — MSGGVDSAVATALAVGGGAQAVGVTMRLWSPGAGELSEKVRQCCGPTAYEDARRAAARAGISHYVVNFEAAFEAAVLDYFTREYLEGRTPNPCVACNNLVKFGALLDFARALGAATMITGHYVRIRPSESGPRLLRALDRSKDQSYMLAGLRPEQLGAIVAPLGEYTKEATRALARELDLGVGDKPDSMDLCFVDSDYRGFILRRFPDAARPGPIMTVDGRTVGRHEGLLAYTVGQRKGIPTAGQGDGPWYVVRTLVAENAVVIGRREDLARRTIVCSAANVIAPDAFASGGARGVAVCRYRSAPVGATAHLSGGAMVVELDEPVSIVSPGQLLVLYDPSDEEVLASGIIEPDDTTVTAAVS; from the coding sequence ATGAGCGGCGGGGTGGATAGCGCGGTCGCGACCGCCCTCGCGGTCGGCGGCGGCGCACAGGCCGTCGGCGTGACGATGCGCCTGTGGAGCCCGGGGGCAGGGGAGTTGTCCGAAAAGGTCCGGCAGTGCTGCGGCCCGACCGCCTACGAGGACGCCCGCCGCGCGGCCGCGCGGGCCGGGATCTCCCATTACGTCGTCAATTTCGAGGCTGCTTTCGAAGCGGCCGTGCTGGACTATTTCACCCGCGAATACCTCGAGGGACGAACGCCCAATCCGTGCGTGGCCTGCAACAATCTGGTGAAGTTCGGCGCGCTGCTCGACTTCGCGCGCGCGCTCGGCGCGGCCACCATGATCACCGGCCACTACGTCCGCATCCGTCCGTCCGAAAGCGGCCCGCGCCTGCTGCGCGCGCTGGATCGTTCCAAGGATCAATCCTACATGCTGGCGGGTCTGCGCCCCGAGCAGCTGGGTGCTATCGTCGCTCCGCTGGGCGAGTATACAAAGGAAGCAACTCGCGCGCTGGCACGCGAGTTGGACCTCGGGGTAGGCGACAAGCCGGACTCGATGGATCTGTGCTTCGTGGACAGCGATTACCGCGGTTTCATCCTGCGCCGCTTCCCTGACGCGGCGCGACCCGGGCCGATCATGACGGTCGACGGGCGCACCGTCGGCCGACACGAGGGCTTGCTCGCCTATACGGTCGGACAGCGCAAGGGCATACCGACCGCTGGTCAGGGCGACGGGCCCTGGTACGTCGTGCGCACGCTCGTGGCCGAGAACGCGGTGGTCATCGGACGGCGCGAGGACCTCGCACGCCGCACGATCGTGTGCAGCGCAGCGAACGTGATCGCGCCGGATGCGTTTGCTTCGGGCGGCGCGCGCGGCGTGGCGGTGTGCCGCTACCGCAGCGCACCGGTGGGCGCCACGGCCCATCTGAGCGGCGGCGCCATGGTGGTTGAGCTCGACGAGCCAGTGAGCATCGTGTCCCCTGGCCAGCTGCTCGTGTTGTACGACCCCAGCGACGAAGAAGTGCTCGCCTCGGGCATCATCGAGCCGGACGACACAACCGTAACGGCCGCCGTCTCGTAA
- the raiA gene encoding ribosome-associated translation inhibitor RaiA, protein MKIYIRGRNVRVTGELREHVQRQLERLSRHYDRILEAHVTLRAERELRIVGVTLHLPHRLVKAEERSKGIDAAIDLVRDRLEHQIQKVKTRKLDKRHAAPAV, encoded by the coding sequence ATGAAGATCTACATCAGAGGCAGGAACGTACGGGTCACAGGTGAGCTTCGAGAGCATGTCCAGCGGCAGCTCGAACGCCTGTCACGCCACTACGACCGCATCCTCGAGGCCCACGTGACGCTGCGCGCGGAGCGCGAGCTGCGGATCGTCGGCGTGACGCTCCATCTGCCGCATCGGCTGGTCAAAGCCGAAGAGCGCAGCAAGGGCATCGACGCAGCGATCGACCTGGTGCGCGACCGGCTCGAGCATCAGATCCAAAAAGTCAAGACGCGCAAGCTCGACAAACGCCACGCCGCGCCTGCCGTCTAG
- a CDS encoding LCP family protein, which translates to MSDQFVSPPSQQPPSAVSAPPPARPGRVFLWSLLALIAVAGAISFGVYVKHKHGLQNALAELNLAQPDLTEIFGKPKLRVLVMGVDENWTQGDEMYTSSSRSDTMLAVNVDLASHQVGIVSIPRDLWVHIPKSGYGKINEAIADAGPLRSEKTVVDNLNFPPFDNYVVLKIDATKNLVDAIGGLDVDVEKDMDYDDSWGHLHIHLKKGPQHLNGEQTVGYIRFRHDPEGDFGRMRRQRQVIGDLVKRMKDPAIFAKLPSLIGLVQANVRTDLSYDKLFYLALALRDETPAMVHTAQLPVLEGFTDGESVLFYDAANGRPVVQKYIVAGFGNEFDPSTVHVIVHNGSGQPGAASALADYLRQRGFNVVSTGNASSFDNPKTRVTGVDKNVAGEVAKRLPVKDADVTTGTVDGGDIEIVIGRDFRAQ; encoded by the coding sequence TTGTCCGACCAGTTCGTCAGTCCACCGAGTCAACAGCCGCCGTCGGCCGTCAGCGCGCCGCCGCCTGCGCGCCCGGGTAGGGTGTTCTTGTGGAGTCTGCTCGCTCTTATCGCAGTGGCCGGCGCGATATCTTTCGGGGTGTACGTGAAGCACAAGCACGGCCTGCAAAACGCGCTGGCCGAGCTCAATCTCGCCCAGCCCGATCTGACTGAGATCTTCGGCAAGCCGAAGCTGCGCGTGCTGGTGATGGGCGTCGACGAGAACTGGACTCAAGGCGACGAGATGTACACCAGCTCCTCGCGCTCGGACACGATGCTGGCCGTCAACGTCGACCTCGCTTCGCACCAGGTCGGCATCGTCTCGATCCCGCGCGACTTGTGGGTCCACATACCCAAGAGCGGTTACGGCAAGATCAATGAGGCGATCGCCGACGCGGGCCCGCTGCGCTCGGAGAAGACGGTCGTCGACAACCTGAATTTCCCACCCTTCGACAACTACGTGGTCTTGAAGATCGACGCGACCAAGAATTTGGTAGACGCGATCGGCGGTCTCGACGTCGACGTCGAGAAAGACATGGACTACGACGACAGCTGGGGCCACCTGCACATCCATCTGAAGAAGGGCCCGCAGCATCTCAACGGCGAGCAGACCGTCGGCTACATCCGCTTCCGCCACGACCCCGAAGGCGATTTCGGCCGCATGCGGCGGCAGCGCCAGGTCATCGGGGATCTCGTCAAGCGCATGAAGGATCCGGCGATCTTCGCCAAGCTTCCCTCGCTCATCGGCCTGGTGCAGGCGAACGTGCGTACCGATCTGAGCTACGACAAGCTGTTCTACCTCGCGTTGGCGCTGCGCGATGAGACGCCGGCGATGGTGCACACCGCGCAACTGCCGGTGCTCGAGGGCTTCACCGACGGCGAGTCCGTGCTGTTCTACGACGCCGCGAACGGCCGCCCGGTCGTGCAGAAGTATATCGTCGCGGGCTTCGGCAACGAATTCGATCCGTCCACGGTGCACGTGATCGTGCACAACGGCTCGGGCCAACCCGGGGCAGCATCAGCGCTCGCCGATTACCTGCGCCAACGCGGCTTCAACGTCGTCTCGACCGGCAACGCGTCGAGCTTCGACAACCCGAAGACCAGGGTCACCGGCGTCGACAAGAACGTCGCTGGGGAAGTCGCGAAACGCCTCCCGGTCAAAGACGCCGACGTCACGACCGGCACGGTCGACGGCGGCGACATCGAGATCGTCATCGGGCGGGACTTCCGCGCGCAATAG
- the secA gene encoding preprotein translocase subunit SecA produces the protein MSLFSTVKSWVDGNDREVARLRRNVGRINAFEPDLVVLSDEQLAAKTPELRERLANGATLDELLPEAFALAREAGRRTLNMRHFDVQLIGGMVLHEGKVAEMRTGEGKTLVATLAVYLNALMGKGVHVVTVNDYLAKRDAEWMGPIYRALGLTVGVIQHFMPPPERREAYACDVTYVTNNEAGFDYLRDNMAPHIDYCVQRELWYAIVDEVDSILIDEARTPLIISGSPEAVLGPGYHDPSHLYERFARQIMPQLVKDEDYTVDEKMHAVPITEKGVAKVERLLALQNLYDPANLESAHQLQAALKAKELFRKDEQYVVKDGEIIIVDEFTGRLMYGRRYSDGIHQAIEAKEGIKVKSEDQTLATITFQNYFRLYKKLAGMTGTAKTEEREFREIYGLDVISIPTNVGVRRKDFDDVVYNHEDGKYRAVINEIIEMHEAGRPVLVGTRSIEKSERLSGMLSKRGIEHNVLNAKYHEKEAEIIKDAGLYGKVTIATNMAGRGVDIKLGEGVPDLGGLHIIGTERHESRRIDNQLRGRSGRQGDMGSSRFYSALDDELMRIFGGERIRGIMERFKIDDDTPIEAGILTASIERAQKKVEAHHYEARKHVLEYDDVMNKQRTVIYAERRSVLEGQDLRPSLASMFEAKARQIVEANCPDSVHPHEWDREAIIKELDAVLRGFAKRVDVAQIDKFSKDEMVEFLAAQADQMYTEKEERFVERYKGQLDEKGLRDGLRTLERGTMLQIIDRLWIDHLYTMDSLKQGIGLRGWGQKDPRVEYEREAFDLFEDLKASIQEEFLGAMCQGEDFHLVVQQPPQAPPTQQLTESHPDGAPFEAPAPNGHAQQNRPSVPLDARAARRFDQLHTNRDDAGGPAPVRKAEAKVGRNDPCPCGSGKKYKKCHGVNAA, from the coding sequence TTGTCACTGTTCTCAACGGTAAAGTCGTGGGTCGACGGAAACGACCGCGAAGTCGCCCGGTTGCGCCGCAACGTGGGCCGCATCAACGCGTTCGAACCTGACCTGGTCGTGCTCAGCGACGAGCAGCTGGCGGCCAAGACGCCCGAGCTGCGCGAGCGCTTGGCAAATGGCGCCACGCTCGACGAATTGCTGCCCGAGGCGTTCGCGCTCGCGCGCGAGGCCGGCCGGCGCACGTTGAACATGCGCCACTTCGACGTCCAGCTGATCGGCGGCATGGTGCTGCACGAAGGCAAGGTCGCCGAGATGCGCACCGGTGAGGGCAAGACGCTGGTCGCCACGCTGGCCGTCTATCTCAACGCGCTGATGGGCAAAGGCGTCCACGTCGTCACCGTCAACGATTACCTCGCCAAGCGCGACGCCGAATGGATGGGACCGATCTATCGCGCGCTCGGACTGACCGTCGGCGTGATCCAGCACTTCATGCCGCCGCCCGAACGCCGCGAAGCGTACGCGTGTGACGTCACCTACGTGACCAACAACGAGGCCGGCTTCGACTATCTGCGCGACAACATGGCGCCGCACATCGACTACTGCGTCCAGCGCGAGCTGTGGTACGCTATCGTGGACGAAGTCGACTCGATCCTCATCGACGAAGCGCGCACGCCCTTGATCATCAGCGGATCGCCCGAAGCCGTGCTCGGGCCCGGCTATCACGATCCGTCGCATCTGTATGAGCGTTTCGCGCGCCAGATCATGCCGCAGCTGGTGAAGGACGAAGACTATACCGTCGACGAGAAGATGCACGCCGTGCCCATCACCGAAAAAGGCGTGGCCAAAGTCGAGCGGCTGCTCGCACTTCAGAACCTCTACGATCCGGCGAACTTGGAGTCGGCCCATCAGCTGCAAGCCGCGCTCAAGGCCAAAGAGCTGTTCCGCAAGGACGAGCAGTACGTCGTCAAAGATGGCGAGATCATCATCGTCGACGAGTTCACCGGCCGGTTGATGTACGGGCGCCGCTACTCCGACGGCATCCATCAGGCGATCGAGGCCAAAGAAGGCATCAAGGTCAAGAGCGAAGACCAGACGCTCGCCACGATCACCTTCCAGAACTATTTCCGCCTCTATAAGAAGTTGGCGGGCATGACTGGCACTGCCAAGACCGAGGAGCGCGAGTTTCGCGAGATCTACGGGCTGGACGTCATCTCGATCCCGACCAACGTCGGCGTGCGCCGTAAAGACTTCGACGACGTCGTCTACAACCACGAAGACGGCAAGTACCGCGCAGTGATCAACGAGATCATCGAGATGCACGAGGCAGGGCGGCCGGTGCTCGTCGGCACGCGCTCGATCGAGAAGTCTGAGCGACTGTCGGGCATGCTCTCCAAGCGCGGCATCGAGCACAATGTGCTCAACGCGAAGTACCACGAAAAAGAAGCCGAGATCATCAAGGACGCCGGCTTGTACGGTAAGGTGACGATCGCGACCAACATGGCCGGGCGCGGCGTCGACATCAAGCTCGGCGAAGGCGTGCCCGACCTTGGCGGGCTGCACATCATCGGCACCGAGCGCCACGAGTCGCGGCGCATCGACAACCAGCTGCGCGGCCGCTCCGGCCGCCAGGGCGACATGGGCTCGTCGCGCTTCTACAGCGCGCTCGACGACGAGCTGATGCGAATCTTCGGGGGCGAGCGCATCCGGGGCATCATGGAGCGTTTCAAGATCGACGACGACACGCCGATCGAGGCCGGCATCCTCACCGCGAGCATCGAGCGCGCGCAGAAGAAGGTCGAAGCGCACCACTACGAAGCGCGCAAGCACGTGCTTGAATATGACGACGTCATGAACAAGCAGCGCACGGTGATCTACGCGGAGCGCCGCTCGGTGCTCGAAGGCCAAGACCTGCGGCCGTCGCTCGCCTCGATGTTCGAAGCCAAGGCGCGCCAGATCGTCGAGGCCAACTGCCCGGACAGCGTGCACCCGCACGAGTGGGATCGCGAAGCGATCATCAAGGAACTCGACGCCGTGCTGCGGGGTTTCGCCAAGCGCGTGGACGTCGCGCAGATCGACAAGTTCTCCAAGGATGAGATGGTCGAGTTCTTGGCGGCTCAGGCCGACCAGATGTACACCGAAAAAGAAGAGCGCTTCGTCGAGCGCTACAAGGGGCAATTGGACGAGAAGGGCCTGCGCGACGGTTTGCGCACGCTCGAGCGCGGCACGATGCTGCAGATCATCGACCGTCTGTGGATCGACCACCTGTACACGATGGACAGCCTCAAGCAGGGCATCGGACTGCGCGGCTGGGGGCAAAAAGATCCACGGGTCGAGTACGAGCGCGAGGCGTTTGACCTGTTCGAGGACCTCAAGGCGAGCATCCAAGAAGAGTTCCTCGGCGCGATGTGCCAAGGCGAAGACTTCCACCTGGTCGTGCAGCAGCCGCCGCAAGCGCCGCCGACGCAACAGCTGACGGAATCACACCCCGATGGCGCGCCGTTCGAGGCGCCCGCGCCAAACGGCCACGCGCAGCAAAACCGGCCCTCAGTGCCGCTCGACGCGCGCGCCGCGCGCCGCTTCGATCAGCTGCACACCAACCGGGATGATGCGGGAGGCCCGGCTCCGGTGCGCAAGGCTGAAGCCAAGGTTGGACGCAACGACCCGTGTCCG
- a CDS encoding polysaccharide deacetylase family protein translates to MTTGESQGRRIAFAIAGLILVLLAVIGLRRWAHHAQLELIPVIVPPAMPSATVLDPPLVAIAQRMMLDVRESLSPPRRPRYAVLTFDDGPYPVATPALLAQLHRLDVPAVFFLIGRDTIEQPALAERIAAGWTEIGNHTSTHPEMATLAFDAQSREVADGAAQIERVTGGHIVYFRPPHGNFNAATVGAARGQGETVALWDVDPGDWRHVTAQFVVDNVTTHARSPAVFLLHNGSTATIDALPQIVAAYRRAGFEFVTLSQLQQRMPLDQINDPVAVSL, encoded by the coding sequence GTGACCACCGGAGAATCTCAAGGACGCCGCATCGCGTTCGCGATCGCGGGCCTCATCCTCGTGTTGCTCGCGGTCATCGGCCTACGCCGCTGGGCGCATCACGCCCAACTCGAACTGATCCCTGTCATCGTGCCGCCCGCGATGCCGAGCGCGACCGTGCTCGACCCGCCGCTCGTCGCGATTGCGCAGCGCATGATGCTGGACGTGCGCGAATCGCTCTCGCCACCGCGGCGGCCGCGGTATGCGGTGCTGACGTTTGACGACGGCCCCTATCCCGTGGCGACCCCGGCATTGCTCGCGCAGTTGCACAGGTTGGATGTGCCCGCAGTCTTCTTCCTGATCGGCCGTGACACGATCGAGCAGCCTGCGCTTGCGGAGCGCATCGCCGCAGGATGGACCGAGATCGGCAACCACACCTCGACCCACCCTGAAATGGCGACGCTCGCGTTTGATGCGCAGTCGCGCGAAGTGGCGGACGGCGCAGCTCAGATCGAGCGGGTGACCGGCGGCCACATCGTGTACTTCCGCCCGCCGCACGGCAACTTCAACGCCGCCACGGTCGGCGCAGCGCGCGGCCAGGGCGAGACCGTCGCGCTCTGGGATGTCGATCCGGGCGATTGGAGACACGTGACGGCACAGTTCGTCGTCGACAATGTGACCACGCACGCGCGCTCGCCCGCCGTCTTTCTCCTGCACAACGGCTCGACCGCGACGATCGACGCCCTGCCGCAGATCGTCGCCGCCTACCGGCGCGCGGGATTCGAGTTCGTCACCCTCTCGCAGCTGCAGCAGCGCATGCCGCTCGACCAGATCAACGACCCGGTCGCGGTGTCCTTGTGA